The Streptomyces aurantiacus genome includes a region encoding these proteins:
- the hisD gene encoding histidinol dehydrogenase, translated as MISRIDLRGDALPEGSALRDLLPRADFDVSAALEKVRPICEAVHHRGDAALIDYAERFDGVRLESVRVPAQALTDALDRLDPAVRAALEESIRRARTVHREQRRSTHTTQVVPGGSVTEKWVPVDRVGLYAPGGRSVYPSSVIMNVVPAQEAGVRSIALASPAQSDFGGLPHPTILAACALLGIDEVYAAGGATAVAMFAYGTESCPSAVMVTGPGNIWVAAAKRYFAGRIGIDAEAGPTEIAILADETADPVHVASDLISQAEHDPLAAAVLVTDSVALADAVAKELEPQVAATKHVDDRIVPALSGRQSAIVLVDGVEEGLRVVNAYGAEHLEIQTADASAVADRVRNAGAVFVGPWAPVSLGDYAAGSNHVLPTGGCACHSSGLSVQSFLRGIHIVDYTREALAEVAHHVVTLAEAEDLPAHGAAVKARFDWKVPSK; from the coding sequence GTGATCTCTCGAATCGATCTGCGCGGCGACGCCCTCCCCGAGGGTTCCGCTCTGCGCGACCTGCTGCCCCGGGCCGACTTCGACGTCTCGGCCGCCCTGGAGAAGGTGCGGCCGATCTGTGAGGCCGTGCATCATCGGGGCGACGCGGCGCTGATCGACTACGCGGAGAGGTTCGACGGCGTCCGCCTGGAATCCGTACGGGTCCCGGCGCAGGCCCTCACCGACGCGCTCGACCGGCTCGACCCGGCCGTCCGCGCGGCCCTGGAGGAGTCCATCCGCCGCGCCCGCACCGTCCACCGCGAGCAGCGCCGCAGCACGCACACCACCCAGGTCGTGCCCGGCGGCTCGGTCACCGAGAAGTGGGTGCCCGTCGACCGGGTCGGGCTGTACGCGCCCGGCGGCCGGTCGGTCTACCCCTCGTCCGTGATCATGAACGTGGTGCCGGCCCAGGAGGCGGGCGTCAGGTCGATCGCGCTCGCCTCACCCGCGCAGTCGGACTTCGGCGGTCTGCCCCACCCCACGATCCTCGCCGCCTGCGCGCTGCTCGGGATCGACGAGGTGTACGCGGCCGGCGGCGCGACCGCCGTGGCGATGTTCGCCTACGGCACCGAGTCCTGCCCGTCCGCCGTCATGGTCACCGGGCCGGGCAACATCTGGGTCGCCGCCGCCAAGCGGTACTTCGCGGGCAGGATCGGCATCGACGCCGAGGCCGGCCCGACCGAGATCGCGATCCTCGCGGACGAGACCGCCGACCCGGTGCACGTGGCGTCCGACCTGATCAGCCAGGCCGAGCACGACCCGCTCGCGGCCGCCGTCCTCGTCACCGACTCGGTCGCGCTGGCCGACGCGGTCGCGAAGGAGCTGGAGCCACAGGTCGCCGCGACCAAGCACGTCGACGACCGGATCGTCCCGGCGCTGAGCGGCAGGCAGTCCGCGATCGTGCTGGTCGACGGCGTGGAGGAGGGCCTGCGCGTCGTCAACGCGTACGGCGCGGAGCACCTGGAGATCCAGACGGCCGACGCGAGCGCGGTCGCGGACCGCGTACGGAACGCGGGCGCGGTCTTCGTCGGCCCCTGGGCGCCCGTCTCGCTCGGCGACTACGCGGCCGGCTCCAACCACGTGCTCCCCACCGGCGGCTGCGCCTGCCACTCCTCGGGCCTGTCCGTCCAGTCCTTCCTGCGCGGCATCCACATCGTCGACTACACGCGCGAGGCGCTGGCCGAGGTCGCCCACCACGTGGTGACGCTCGCCGAGGCCGAGGATCTCCCCGCCCACGGTGCCGCCGTCAAGGCAAGGTTCGACTGGAAGGTGCCCAGCAAGTGA
- a CDS encoding histidinol-phosphate transaminase yields the protein MTGIDDLPVRDELRGKSPYGAPQLDVPVRLNTNENPYPLPEPLVERIAERVREAARSLNRYPDRDAVELRTELAAYLTRTGGHTVGVENVWAANGSNEVIQQLLQTFGGPGRTAIGFEPSYSMHALISRGTGTGWISGPRNEDFTVDLAAAERAIAEHRPDVVFVTTPNNPTGNAVPPETVVALYEAAQAARPSMVVVDEAYVEFSHGDSLLPLLEGRPNLVVSRTMSKAFGAAGLRLGYLAAHPAVVDAVQLVRLPYHLSAVTQATALAALEHTDTLLGYVEQLKTERDRLVAELRAIGFDVTESDANFVQFGRFDGENGSHEAWRKILDRGVLVRDNGVPGWLRVTAGTPAENDAFLDAVRELKKEQSA from the coding sequence GTGACCGGCATCGACGACCTCCCCGTACGTGACGAGCTGCGCGGCAAGTCGCCGTACGGCGCGCCCCAGCTCGACGTCCCCGTCCGGCTGAACACCAACGAGAACCCCTATCCGCTGCCCGAGCCGCTCGTCGAGCGGATCGCCGAGCGGGTGCGCGAGGCCGCCCGCAGCCTCAACCGCTACCCCGACCGGGACGCGGTGGAACTGCGCACGGAGCTCGCCGCCTATCTGACGAGGACCGGCGGACACACGGTCGGTGTCGAGAACGTCTGGGCGGCCAACGGCTCGAACGAGGTCATCCAGCAGCTCCTGCAGACCTTCGGCGGACCCGGCCGCACGGCGATCGGCTTCGAGCCCTCGTACTCGATGCACGCCCTGATCTCGCGCGGCACCGGCACCGGATGGATCTCCGGCCCCCGCAACGAGGACTTCACGGTCGACCTCGCCGCCGCCGAGAGGGCGATCGCCGAGCACCGGCCGGACGTCGTGTTCGTCACGACCCCCAACAACCCGACGGGCAACGCGGTTCCGCCCGAGACCGTCGTCGCGCTGTACGAGGCCGCGCAGGCCGCCAGGCCGTCCATGGTCGTCGTCGACGAGGCGTACGTCGAGTTCAGCCACGGCGACTCGCTGCTGCCCCTGCTCGAAGGTCGGCCGAATCTCGTCGTCTCGCGCACGATGTCGAAGGCGTTCGGCGCGGCCGGCCTGCGCCTCGGCTATCTCGCCGCGCACCCGGCCGTCGTGGACGCCGTGCAGCTCGTACGGCTGCCGTACCACCTGTCGGCCGTCACGCAGGCGACCGCGCTGGCCGCCCTGGAGCACACCGACACACTGCTGGGATACGTCGAGCAGCTGAAGACCGAGCGGGACCGGCTGGTCGCCGAACTGCGCGCGATCGGTTTCGACGTCACCGAGTCCGACGCCAACTTCGTCCAGTTCGGGCGGTTCGACGGCGAGAACGGCTCGCACGAGGCCTGGCGGAAGATCCTCGACCGGGGAGTTCTGGTCCGGGACAACGGCGTACCGGGATGGCTGCGGGTCACCGCGGGCACCCCGGCCGAGAACGACGCGTTCCTCGACGCGGTCCGTGAACTGAAGAAGGAGCAGAGCGCATGA
- the hisB gene encoding imidazoleglycerol-phosphate dehydratase HisB, whose protein sequence is MSRVGRVERNTKETSVVVEIDLDGSGKVDVSTGVGFYDHMLDQLGRHGLFDLTVKTEGDLHIDSHHTIEDTALALGGAFKQALGDKVGIYRFGNCTVPLDESLAQVTVDLSGRPYLVHTEPEKMAPMIGEYDTTMTRHILESFVAQAQIALHVHVPYGRNAHHIVECQFKALARALRYASERDPRAAGILPSTKGAL, encoded by the coding sequence ATGAGCCGCGTAGGCCGTGTCGAACGGAACACCAAGGAGACCTCCGTCGTCGTCGAGATCGACCTCGACGGCAGCGGAAAGGTCGACGTGTCGACAGGCGTCGGCTTCTACGACCACATGCTCGACCAGCTCGGCCGGCACGGTCTGTTCGACCTGACCGTGAAGACCGAGGGCGACCTGCACATCGACTCCCACCACACCATCGAGGACACCGCCCTCGCGCTGGGCGGCGCCTTCAAGCAGGCGCTCGGCGACAAGGTGGGGATCTACCGCTTCGGCAACTGCACCGTCCCGCTGGACGAGTCGCTCGCCCAGGTGACCGTCGACCTCTCCGGCCGCCCGTACCTCGTGCACACGGAGCCCGAGAAGATGGCGCCGATGATCGGCGAGTACGACACGACGATGACCCGGCACATCCTGGAGTCCTTCGTCGCCCAGGCGCAGATCGCCCTGCACGTGCACGTGCCGTACGGGCGCAACGCCCACCACATCGTGGAGTGCCAGTTCAAGGCGCTCGCGAGGGCCCTGCGGTACGCCTCCGAGCGCGACCCGCGCGCGGCGGGCATCCTTCCCTCCACGAAGGGTGCGCTGTAA